A single window of Eucalyptus grandis isolate ANBG69807.140 chromosome 1, ASM1654582v1, whole genome shotgun sequence DNA harbors:
- the LOC104428592 gene encoding uncharacterized protein LOC104428592, producing the protein MASTDQGDAAARAKSSVQNKDEKTQKKNEKQKRQQIEHLQMVLDDLVSVNSLFTFAMFVGISIAGANPETLQPRKECQASHQTKMVLLFDEVVSFVCFLLSSLVATALKMNLSTYLMSDPNNRKRSART; encoded by the exons ATGGCGTCTACTGATCAAGGAGATGCTGCTGCTCGAGCGAAGTCCTCTGTTcaaaataaagatgaaaaaacacaaaagaa GAACGAGAAACAGAAGCGTCAGCAGATAGAGCATCTCCAAATGGTGCTAGACGATCTGGTGAGCGTGAACTCCCTCTTCACCTTCGCGATGTTCGTCGGGATATCCATTGCGGGCGCCAACCCCGAGACTCTCCAGCCGCGGAAAGAGTGCCAAGCCAGCCACCAGACGAAAATGGTGCTCCTGTTCGATGAGGTGGTTTCCTTCGTGTGCTTCCTGCTCTCGAGCCTCGTCGCCACAGCTCTCAAGATGAACCTCTCCACATACCTCATGTCCGATCCCAACAACCGGAAGCGCTCCGCGCGGACGTGA